In Leptospira montravelensis, the DNA window TTCTTCTGGATGGAGTTGGTCCATCACAAGAAGAGCAAGCTCTGTTTTAACTTCTTTTGGATGGAGCGCTTTGGAACGAATTCCTTCCTTTCGTTTTTCCATTTCAGAGATGGGAAGGTCAGTCAATAATTCAAAATAATTCCACATCAGATCATCCGAGATCGACATGATCTTTCCATACATATCGATTGGTTTCTCGGTCACACCAACATAGTTCCCTAGTGACTTGGACATTTTTTTCACACCATCGAGCCCCACGAGTAATGGCAAGGTAATGACAGATTGAGGTTTTTGTCCGTATTCTCTCTGTAAGTCGCGACCAACTAACATATTAAACTTTTGATCGGTTCCTCCAAGTTCTACATCGGCTTTCATCGCAACCGAATCATAACCTTGTACCAGTGGGTATAAAAACTCAATCATAGAAATGGGAGTTCCAGCTTTATGCCGTTTGGTGAAGTCATCCCTTTCTAACATACGAGAGACAGTGTATTTCGATGTTAAAACCAAAACATCCTCGAATTTCATTTCCGAGCACCAATGGGAGTTATATAGGATTTTGGTTTTATTTGGATCTAAAATTTTAAAAACTTGGTTTTGGTAGGTTTTCGAATTTTCCAAAACCTCTTCCTTAGAAAGCCGTTTTCTTGTTTCCGATTTTCCCGTTGGGTCACCAATCATGGCAGTAAAATCACCGAGCATAAAACAAACTTCATGACCCAAGTCTTGAAAGTGTTTGAGTTTCTTTAGTAAAACAAAATGGCCAAAATGTAAATCGGGAGCGGTAGGATCAAAACCCGCTTTTATAGTAAGGGAGGGTTTGGATTTGATTTTTTCTAAAAGTTCCGCCTCGCTAATGATCTCTACAGTTCCTCGGCGAATGATGTCTAATTCTTGGTTTAATTCTCTTTCAGTTTTCATAACAAATGCAAAAATTTTCGATGGTCGAAATGGTGACTTTTGACAATACTAACCGTATAATCTCTATAGGCAACCACCAAAGTACGTAAAAACCCTTATGAATCATTTAGATGAAAGAAAACAAACACTAAAACAATTAGAAACAACGGACTACGATGTCTTAGTTCTTGGCGGTGGAGCCACTGGATCTGGTACCGCACTTGATGCAAGCTTACGCGGCTACAAGGTAGCGCTCCTGGAAAAACAAGATTTTTCAGCAGGAACGAGTTCCCGTTCGACAAAACTCATTCACGGCGGAGTTCGTTACTTGGCCCAGTTCCATTTCAAACTAATTTACGAGGCT includes these proteins:
- the tyrS gene encoding tyrosine--tRNA ligase, whose translation is MKTERELNQELDIIRRGTVEIISEAELLEKIKSKPSLTIKAGFDPTAPDLHFGHFVLLKKLKHFQDLGHEVCFMLGDFTAMIGDPTGKSETRKRLSKEEVLENSKTYQNQVFKILDPNKTKILYNSHWCSEMKFEDVLVLTSKYTVSRMLERDDFTKRHKAGTPISMIEFLYPLVQGYDSVAMKADVELGGTDQKFNMLVGRDLQREYGQKPQSVITLPLLVGLDGVKKMSKSLGNYVGVTEKPIDMYGKIMSISDDLMWNYFELLTDLPISEMEKRKEGIRSKALHPKEVKTELALLVMDQLHPEEENRKAVEEWTAIHNTKNRALPDEIPTETLDSSYFSEKPPLLVYVLSQLKFIPSVSEGRRLIQAGGLYLDEEKITDQGLTLEPGKEYLIRQGKKGKFLKIKT